A genome region from Salvelinus alpinus chromosome 26, SLU_Salpinus.1, whole genome shotgun sequence includes the following:
- the LOC139555175 gene encoding cytochrome b-c1 complex subunit 7-like isoform X1 has translation MASRAPAATGRLLVGFRKWYYNAAGFNKIGLMRDDTIHEDSDVKEALRRLPEKVYNDRMFRLKRALDLSMKQAVMPKEQWTQYEEDVHYLEPYLEEVIRERKEVEEWSKK, from the exons ATGGCGTCGAGGGCACCAG CAGCTACCGGCAGACTCCTGGTCGGCTTCCGTAAATGGTACTACAATGCGGCCGGATTCAACAAAATTG GTCTGATGCGTGATGACACGATCCATGAGGATAGCGATGTGAAAGAAGCCCTGCGGAGGCTCCCAGAGAAAGTGTACAATGACAGGATGTTCAGGCTCAAGAGAGCCCTGGACCTGTCCATGAAGCAGGCGGTTATGCCTAAGGAACAGTGGACTCAATATGAGGAG GATGTACATTACCTGGAGCCTTACCTGGAAGAGGTCATCCGTGAGAGGAAAGAGGTTGAGGAGTGGTCGAAGAAATGA
- the LOC139555175 gene encoding cytochrome b-c1 complex subunit 7-like isoform X2 — MAATGRLLVGFRKWYYNAAGFNKIGLMRDDTIHEDSDVKEALRRLPEKVYNDRMFRLKRALDLSMKQAVMPKEQWTQYEEDVHYLEPYLEEVIRERKEVEEWSKK, encoded by the exons ATGG CAGCTACCGGCAGACTCCTGGTCGGCTTCCGTAAATGGTACTACAATGCGGCCGGATTCAACAAAATTG GTCTGATGCGTGATGACACGATCCATGAGGATAGCGATGTGAAAGAAGCCCTGCGGAGGCTCCCAGAGAAAGTGTACAATGACAGGATGTTCAGGCTCAAGAGAGCCCTGGACCTGTCCATGAAGCAGGCGGTTATGCCTAAGGAACAGTGGACTCAATATGAGGAG GATGTACATTACCTGGAGCCTTACCTGGAAGAGGTCATCCGTGAGAGGAAAGAGGTTGAGGAGTGGTCGAAGAAATGA